The Archocentrus centrarchus isolate MPI-CPG fArcCen1 chromosome 24, fArcCen1, whole genome shotgun sequence DNA segment GAATGTATTTTAATGGAGCTGAGAGAGATTTCCCGGCTCTCTAAATTACAAACATTCAGTATCAAAGCCACAAAACGCAGGCAGTTACTGTACAGTTTGGTATTTATGTATCACATGCATTTGGAATAATGAAGAACTGTGAGCATCTGTAAGCTCTTTGCTCATGGTTGGTTCATTTAGGAGCCTCTGCAATGCAAaccacaggcctcctctgctgcctgcagcgcacacacacacacacacacacaaaacttagCTACTATAGAGAATTTATGTCCACGTCCTCTCCCTTTGCACGACACTAAGGGATAATAATGAGAGAGGCGGTGCACGTCTGCCATTGTCCTCCCCCAAGCAGAAACTCCCGCCTTGTACTGCTGCATTGTTTCTGTTTAGATGCTGCGGGGCTGCTGCAGGGAGCACAGGGTTAAAACTGGAGCACCAGTAAGgatgagacaaaagaaacatCTGAACTTGAATGTGGACTCCTTATGTATGTTATTTCACCTGCTGTCCAGCCCCCTGCTGTCCAGCAAAACGGTGAAGAAGAAGACTTgaacccctcctcctcctcccccctcaGTGTCCACACAAGGGCAGGGCCTCTGTGTCCATATAAGGATGGGGGGATGACATCACCATCCAGCAGAGCGGTGCTGTTTAGCAGGACATCCACCTTTTTCATTGTCCTCCGATGACATGTTTGGAATGTGACGGCTAATTCCCAGCGGAGTCGGGGCCCCTcctcccttcccttccctcttTGACCCCCGGAGACGCTGAGCAGCAGTTTGGCTCCGGCTcaacttttaaaaacacactaagAAATGGATCAACCTGCACTGCAGCTCAGCTGGAGGGTACGTTCAGTTTGGAGGGGGAGAAGTTTTTGATCCAAGAGGATAAAGTTGTAAAAGGTGTTTGAGTTGGATTTGGAAGTTCGGTCTTTGATCCGGTTTATGTATCCGAGTGTCtgatgaagctgctgcagactCTCTCTCAGACCTCCTGACTCCCGCAGAGGTTGGTTAAACATCTACAAAGCTCAGGTCTCAGACCTTTGTAGGTCTCTCTGCACTGCTGTGtcactgccattttttttttaaatctgtgagTGAAATGACTTCCTTTTCATATCTGAGTGTGTTTGGATAAAATCAAAGATATtagatataaatataaaatcaggAGATATTGGTGCAAATGTTTGAGGCTTGCATGTCTCCATGACTGCGAGTGTTGAGTGTTTGTATTATAGTACCTCTGAACATCTTACATGTTGCCCAAGCtatttatgtatatgtgtgtgtatatatatctgtgtatatatagcttttttttttttttttttttaaagtcaactAATAAAATCTACATTTTAAACctggaaactaactgaaactagcAAAGATTTAATTACCATCTTACAGTTATCATCCATACCCTTGCTACATGGGCTACCTTAGAGATCCACTAACATCTTGCACTCTCTCTGTTTTCTAGACTCAAAAGGCTTCTGGAGCAGGAGAAGGCCTACCAGGCTCGTAAGGAAAAGGAGCACAGCAGGAGGCTAGAGAAGGTCAGAGCAGAGCTGGTTAAGCTCAAGTCCTTCGCCCTGATGTTGGTGGACGAGCGGCAGTTGCACATCGAGCAGATCGACCAGCAGACTCAGAAGATCCAGGATCTCACTCAAAAGCTGCAGGAAAAAGAGCAGCGACTAGCATCTGTCAGCGACGCTGCCAAGGAAAGCGGCCAGAAGGTCCTGAAGCTGGAGGACGAGCTGGAGCAGAGGGCAGCCAAGTTCACCCAGGAACATGAGGAGATGACCGCCAAGCTGGCTAACCAGGAGTCCCAGAGCCGGCAGCTCAGGCTGAAGCTGACCGGACTGACGCATAAGATTGAAGAGCTGGAAGAGAGCAACAAAGTCCTGCAGAAATCAGAGGAGAACCTGCAGGAGCTGCGGGAAAAGATCAGCAAAGGGGAGTGTGGGAACTCCTCCCTCATGGCTGAGCTGGAAAATCTACGTAAGAAAGTGTTGGAGATGGAGGGCAAGGATGAGGAGATTACCAAAACAGAGACTCAGTGCAGGGAGCTGAGGAAGAAGTTACAGGAAGAAGAGAACCACAGCAAGGAGCTCAAGCTGGAGGTGGAGAAACTCCAGAAGAGAATGGCTGAACTGGAGAAACTGGAGGCGGTATTTAACAGGAGCAAAACTGAGTGCTCACAGCTTCACACAAACCTGGAAAAAGAGAGACGCGTTGTGAAGGATTTAGCTGGTGAGCTGGAGACGGTGAAAACCCGGATGAAGGAACTAGAGTCCTCGGAGTCCAAGTTTGAAAAGGCAGAAATGGTCCTCAAAGATGAGCTCATGAAGCTGAAGTCCTTCACGGTCATACTGGTCGACGAACGCAAAAACATGGCGGAAAGACTCAAGCAGGAAGAACAGAAAAGTGATGATTTAAGTAAGATGCTCAAAGCGGAGCAGGGCAAGGTGACGGAAGTTACAGAGAAGCTGATCGAGGAGAGCAAAAAAGTTCTCAAGTTCAAATCAGAAATGGAGATCCAAGTGACAACGCTTACTAAGGAGAGAGACGAGTTTAAGAGTAAACTCACAGGTGAAGAGGAAAAGTGCAGGGAGCTGAATAACAAGCTGAGTGGAATGATGGACAGActtgaggagacagagagggaaatgCAGAGAAAATGGGCCAGCAGGGAAAATAACCAAAATCCAGAAGAAGATAACAAAGTAAAAGAGCTCACGCTCGAAATCGAAAGACTGAAGAGCAGGCTCAAACATCTGGAGGTGGTTGAGGGAGATTTGATGAAAACTGAGGATGAGTATGATCTGTTGGAGAAGAAATTCAGGACGGAGCAGGATAAGGCCAACGCCCTCTCAAAGCTGCTGGAAGAGATGAAAAGTCAGATTGCCCGAAACAAAGCCATAGAGAAAGGTGAAGTCATGAGTCCGGAGGCTGAGCTGAGAATTCGCTGCAAGATGGAGGAGGCCAAAACCAAAGATCTGCAGGCAGATGTCCAGGCTCTGAAGGAGAAAATCCATGAGCTGATGAACAAAGAGGACCAGCTCTCACAGCTGCAAGTTGCCTTCTCTATCCTCCAGCAGAGgtttgtggaggaggaagaaaagaataAGAGCATGAGCCAAGAAGTGGAGAACCTCACCAAGGAGCTTGAAGCCACCAAGCGCTACAGTCGCGCCTTGAGGCCCAGCATGAATGGCAGGAGGATGGTGGACGTCCCCGTTACCTCCACAGCAGTCCAGACAGACATGATGGCCACCGAGCCCGCAGAGGACGAGACTGCAGCTGGCTTCATTCGGAAATCAGTCCTTGAGGAGAACCACTTAATGAGCAACCTCAGGCAATACAGTCTCAAGAAGCCAACAGTTCTTGAACGATACCCTCCAGCTTCGGCAGAACTTGGGGCAAAAAAGTCTTGGATACCCTGGATGAAAAAGAAGGAGGCCGTCACACTCACTCAGACCACTCCTCAGAAGACCAACGGGGTCCCTCTGCTCCATCCACCTGAAGCAACCATGTCCCAAAAGCCAGGCCAGCCACTGCATATTCGAGTGACACCAGATCATGAGAACAGCACTGCCACCTTGGAGATAACCAGCCCTCGAGCTGAAGATTTCTTCTCCAGCACCACCATCATCCCGACTCTCGGTCTTCAGAAACCCCGCATCACGATTGTCCCTAAACCCACCACCGTGACCTCAAAGACCAAAGCCTATGACGGGATGGAAGGCCTCAATCGAGCCAAATCTCCTGTCACAATCACCACCATCTCCAGAGCAAAGAGTCCAGACAGGAGCAGCGGGAGCAGCCATCAGTCACCGGTGTCCATCATCACGGTCAGCACCACTCCTGTGGCTGAAGCGTGCGCGTCATCTGAGCCTCACGAAATTTCTACAGGCCGCACAGTAATCAAGGTGACCCCGGAGAAGCAACCTGGACCTGCACCTGTCAGGAAGTACAACGGCAACATCATCACGACGGAGGACAACAAGATCCACATCCACCTGGGTCCACAGTTTAAGAGACCATCTGAGGCGTGCAGCAGTCCTGTGCTGACACTCAGGCCAACTGGCCCGAGTTCAGAAAGCAAAGAAACCCCAACGGGAACCGTTCTCCGCTCTCCACGCCAAACCCTGCTGGGGAAAACCACTCAGAGCAAAATGACGAGCAGCATAACAATCACTCCCATCACCTCGGCCGCCTCCAGGCCGACGCAGTCATCGGTGAGATCATTAACTCTAACGACCTCCATCTGCCTCTCTCCCTGAATACAAACCCAGAGGCATGAATATCTTCCCCTTTGTTTACAACAGTGTCTGAAATGTGTCTGATCTCTTACGTTTCAGTTGCTTCTGAAATGTTTCAGAATGAAATCAGGTGCTGTGTGCTTCCTAGATAGCACTCTGTCCAGGTATTAAATGGTGACTTTATAAACACATAATCTGAACTAACCCTGGAATGATTTACCAAAAACTGCACAACACctgagagacaaacacaaattcacaaactgacaaatccactttttttaaactaaatgaAATCTGCTCCTGAGCACTGAAGGCTTTGACTCCCCAGCACTTAAAATATACATTGAAACCACCATGGTCAAGGGCCTGGTGTGAGTTAATGTGCACCAAAGTCACTCCCAGTTAACCCCAACAAACCGCTGTGAAAACGTCCAGTAAGCACTGATTTGGTGAAGTCAGTTTAAACCGTCCTGACTTTGTGGTTTATGGACATTCAGGTTAAACTCTTAATTATCATCAGGGATGTGAAAAGATATGAATACACTTTTGAATGTAGATTTATATAATAAACAATCAGCAAGAAAACAGCTGAGGGACAAATATAAAATAGGACAAAGAGTCTTTAATGAGGTCGGCCTGTGTGCAAGTGATCCCTGTGAGACATACACAGGCTCCTCCGAATGATGTCATGGATAATATTTTAAACCGTGAATCAAACATGAAAAACGTGGAGCTGGGAATGAGCAGAAGCCATGGATTGTATGTGAGAGTCGGTGCGCCCCCTGCTGTGCTgcagttttaacattttatagTTGGTGTTCACGGCAGAAATCGCAAAAAGCAGCTGATATTATGATATTAATTTAAACAGTTTGTTATAAAACTGTCACGTTGCATAGGTTATGCTTCTGAAGATTTAGATCTGGGCCGCCCGTTTGTCTCTTTAGACATTAAGAGGCGAAGCTCCCCCCAGTAATATTTTGGCTTGTGAGAAAATGTACTAAAAACTAACCATCTGTCtcctttaatgtgtgtttgagtgcaGCCAAACACTGGTGAGACATAAACGGCACTTTTCACTCCCTTAAATATGCATAACTTTAAACCTCCGTGCTGCACCTTAAACCTAAACGGGCACgttagtttttgttatttactacacagaccaaaactgtctttttaaaaccaccttaaaacatgtttatttctgctgtgaaatttgacattttaacatgggagtctatgggaaCTGACTCACTGttggagtcagcctcaagtggccagtacaggaactgcagttttttggtaGTTCAGTTTTAGCTTTCTGGTTCAGCACCGGCTGCAGTTCATTATGATGACTGTAATGTTTTGTTCTTGCAGAAATGGTAAAGTTAttgcaaagcagcagaaaatgtagAGCATGCAGAGTACTGACAGTTTCCAGCGGTTATTTTCTGCAGCCACCAGGTGGAGGgttttttaattcattcattcattatttccTCAAGTGATCCGTCGTCACTCAGTCCACTGATTGTGGATCAGCGCTAACCAAATCCACGCTTACTGAGGAGCTCACATTCTCCTTCACATCTGTAACAGTGAAATCAATAAACCGATTAAAGGATGATTTTCTGTGTCTCaggttctttgtttgttttccccctCAGCCCAGTGCAGACGTGCAGTCCAGTCGGAGCGCCGCCACCCGGATCCCCGTGTCAAAAGGTATGAAACCAAGCGGCAAAGCGGTCCTGGGTGTGTCCACGGTGACCAGGTTAGAGTCCCGGGCCGAGAGCCAGGCGATGAAAATCGAGCTGAGGAAGCCGACAGCGTGCAGCGCGGCCTCTGCGGCACCAGGAAAGAGCTGAGGGCGAGTTCATCACTACATATAAGATGCAGACCACATCTGTGTGCATACGGACTGCGTGACGGCACCTTCTACAGCTTAGCTTTACAGACGTCATTTCATGTGCTGCCAAACGCGTATTCAGATAATATTCATGCCGTTTGAACGGCCGGTTGATTGCATGAGAAAGCTCTGCTGACCCGATTAACTCCATCTCGCTGCTCCCCGGTAGACGGTTCAGATTTTTAATGtccacatttatatttttatagcaTGTTTATTTCAGCACAGCTCGGGGAGGTTTCCTGTTACTGAGGCACTGACTGTGAATTGTTTGTGACgaacaccaaaataaaaactatttatCTCTGAACCAAGGACGGCTTTGCTTCAtaatttccatttttatgaCCGTGTGGAGTCCCTGCTGTGCAACCATGAAAACTAATTTTATGTATGGAAGCAAAAATTCATTTCATAAAAGATGTCTGCTGCAGAGTTTGTACACCAGAGGGTTTTTTAAATCCTGGGTTTTTTAGCTTACAGGTAAAGTTTACCAGCTTGAACTGAATTACATGTGTAAATgtgagcgggggggggggggggggggggggcagacacATGTGGACTGCTCAGTCTGGGAAGGAAATAAAAAGATTGAACTTTAGactcataaaataaaatgcattaaaatgcagCAACAGTCACAGCAGAAACGTCCAGTCAGCTGAGCCCAAATCCAGCAGACCTGATCAGCTGCAGCCGTCTGTGACTcctgtaaataaaagcagctgcaCCCCTGACCTGGGGGGGTTGTTAATCTCTCATAGACCTGTTTGTAATCAGAGGAGTCGCCCTCTGCTGGTCATTATTAAGAATGCAGGTTTCCACATTAGCTTCACACTTCACAGTCTGAACCTGTGTCCTTCCTTAAAGCTCCTACATCGCCCTCTTGTGgacaagtgttaaaaaaaactgatcacATTTAGAAACCTGACATCTCTAatctggcagcagcagcagcctcacacGCCCTCTGATGATTGTCTCACTGCAGACTGAATTATGTGCAGGCCGTGTTTTCTGAAAGGAGACGTGGAGAGGGGGGAAACTCTGCTGCTACTTAATTAGGGTGTAGCAGGACAACAGAGAGTGTGAGATCCTGCTGATGTAAAGAGAAATGAGGATGATGGCaggcaggggcgcagctatatactttctgaggtgtatgcggacacatttttagcccccccccccgggaTGGGGTgttaatgctaattagcaagctaatactaaccgctaaaagctgctcccgCTTGTGTAGGCCCCTTCATTGAGTGAAGGGGCCTACAcctgtaaccagaaagcacatctaaagcctaatcacagtctttgtgaacctgtagttacatttctcgaggttcatgtcatttttcttgaaggcctttcacagctccactggtgctgaaaactaatgtttgactatggctttctgaatacaactATCGACTATTTTAGGAATCGAGTattgtatcgattattccatcaattaatcaagtaatcggataagaaataatttttcgtactatcaattcatctgcacattttaacttccgtactttTCTCTATGTCAtgtgtgtcagactcaaggtctgcgggccacttccggcccacgatctaattttatacggccagcaagatgatttcatatagttattattaataacccgcgggtaaatgtgctccccccacttatactacaaattccacgcactgcagcagctgccggcaggccaagaactgtgtGCTAACCTGTTTTCcctattgccgattgatcagtgatcagcggataaaacatcggtcagcactttttacagtgacatttaagctgcctgactccccaaaaatgacccaacgaaaagtggaaaacagggattttccaaacaggtgggaggcaaaagacctgaacgctgacatcggaggtaaaccatctgtctcttttcctcacttgcgctgcgtggaaaagagcggattggtgggacagatacggaaaagatgaagaggagacctgcacaggtgagctgacagtgcatcactgcgtcacacagcaggaaacgctgcagcaaagtcctgaagacagaacgcgtcacaaacaccgaaacacagacagggaactttataagaggcaaaggtttaaatcgcggcagtttcagtcttttctggagtagtttctgaatttggtgacgcgccttattacacaggtgcgatgagctgcctgaggaaat contains these protein-coding regions:
- the filip1b gene encoding filamin-A-interacting protein 1 isoform X2; amino-acid sequence: MFAREDIIGLLKSDKTRPETLEAHYGAAVPTKPLQALQRDALLTHSGSSTDDVYEKPMAELDRLEDKQKETYRRMLEQLLLAEKCHRRTVMELDNEKRKHADFINKSDDFTNLLEQDRERLKRLLEQEKAYQARKEKEHSRRLEKVRAELVKLKSFALMLVDERQLHIEQIDQQTQKIQDLTQKLQEKEQRLASVSDAAKESGQKVLKLEDELEQRAAKFTQEHEEMTAKLANQESQSRQLRLKLTGLTHKIEELEESNKVLQKSEENLQELREKISKGECGNSSLMAELENLRKKVLEMEGKDEEITKTETQCRELRKKLQEEENHSKELKLEVEKLQKRMAELEKLEAVFNRSKTECSQLHTNLEKERRVVKDLAGELETVKTRMKELESSESKFEKAEMVLKDELMKLKSFTVILVDERKNMAERLKQEEQKSDDLSKMLKAEQGKVTEVTEKLIEESKKVLKFKSEMEIQVTTLTKERDEFKSKLTGEEEKCRELNNKLSGMMDRLEETEREMQRKWASRENNQNPEEDNKVKELTLEIERLKSRLKHLEVVEGDLMKTEDEYDLLEKKFRTEQDKANALSKLLEEMKSQIARNKAIEKGEVMSPEAELRIRCKMEEAKTKDLQADVQALKEKIHELMNKEDQLSQLQVAFSILQQRFVEEEEKNKSMSQEVENLTKELEATKRYSRALRPSMNGRRMVDVPVTSTAVQTDMMATEPAEDETAAGFIRKSVLEENHLMSNLRQYSLKKPTVLERYPPASAELGAKKSWIPWMKKKEAVTLTQTTPQKTNGVPLLHPPEATMSQKPGQPLHIRVTPDHENSTATLEITSPRAEDFFSSTTIIPTLGLQKPRITIVPKPTTVTSKTKAYDGMEGLNRAKSPVTITTISRAKSPDRSSGSSHQSPVSIITVSTTPVAEACASSEPHEISTGRTVIKVTPEKQPGPAPVRKYNGNIITTEDNKIHIHLGPQFKRPSEACSSPVLTLRPTGPSSESKETPTGTVLRSPRQTLLGKTTQSKMTSSITITPITSAASRPTQSSPSADVQSSRSAATRIPVSKGMKPSGKAVLGVSTVTRLESRAESQAMKIELRKPTACSAASAAPGKS
- the filip1b gene encoding filamin-A-interacting protein 1 isoform X1 — translated: MRSRTCTTEGPDDGHIQPAKGFIKQEDENTPELMKRKMKVHREEKDGRTGVSGSAKKPQKAAESRKPATPDLSKKDLLQLLGIMEGEVQAREDIIGLLKSDKTRPETLEAHYGAAVPTKPLQALQRDALLTHSGSSTDDVYEKPMAELDRLEDKQKETYRRMLEQLLLAEKCHRRTVMELDNEKRKHADFINKSDDFTNLLEQDRERLKRLLEQEKAYQARKEKEHSRRLEKVRAELVKLKSFALMLVDERQLHIEQIDQQTQKIQDLTQKLQEKEQRLASVSDAAKESGQKVLKLEDELEQRAAKFTQEHEEMTAKLANQESQSRQLRLKLTGLTHKIEELEESNKVLQKSEENLQELREKISKGECGNSSLMAELENLRKKVLEMEGKDEEITKTETQCRELRKKLQEEENHSKELKLEVEKLQKRMAELEKLEAVFNRSKTECSQLHTNLEKERRVVKDLAGELETVKTRMKELESSESKFEKAEMVLKDELMKLKSFTVILVDERKNMAERLKQEEQKSDDLSKMLKAEQGKVTEVTEKLIEESKKVLKFKSEMEIQVTTLTKERDEFKSKLTGEEEKCRELNNKLSGMMDRLEETEREMQRKWASRENNQNPEEDNKVKELTLEIERLKSRLKHLEVVEGDLMKTEDEYDLLEKKFRTEQDKANALSKLLEEMKSQIARNKAIEKGEVMSPEAELRIRCKMEEAKTKDLQADVQALKEKIHELMNKEDQLSQLQVAFSILQQRFVEEEEKNKSMSQEVENLTKELEATKRYSRALRPSMNGRRMVDVPVTSTAVQTDMMATEPAEDETAAGFIRKSVLEENHLMSNLRQYSLKKPTVLERYPPASAELGAKKSWIPWMKKKEAVTLTQTTPQKTNGVPLLHPPEATMSQKPGQPLHIRVTPDHENSTATLEITSPRAEDFFSSTTIIPTLGLQKPRITIVPKPTTVTSKTKAYDGMEGLNRAKSPVTITTISRAKSPDRSSGSSHQSPVSIITVSTTPVAEACASSEPHEISTGRTVIKVTPEKQPGPAPVRKYNGNIITTEDNKIHIHLGPQFKRPSEACSSPVLTLRPTGPSSESKETPTGTVLRSPRQTLLGKTTQSKMTSSITITPITSAASRPTQSSPSADVQSSRSAATRIPVSKGMKPSGKAVLGVSTVTRLESRAESQAMKIELRKPTACSAASAAPGKS
- the filip1b gene encoding filamin-A-interacting protein 1 isoform X4 — translated: MVVGKTLNSRFYDVTSPTEGLKRLLEQEKAYQARKEKEHSRRLEKVRAELVKLKSFALMLVDERQLHIEQIDQQTQKIQDLTQKLQEKEQRLASVSDAAKESGQKVLKLEDELEQRAAKFTQEHEEMTAKLANQESQSRQLRLKLTGLTHKIEELEESNKVLQKSEENLQELREKISKGECGNSSLMAELENLRKKVLEMEGKDEEITKTETQCRELRKKLQEEENHSKELKLEVEKLQKRMAELEKLEAVFNRSKTECSQLHTNLEKERRVVKDLAGELETVKTRMKELESSESKFEKAEMVLKDELMKLKSFTVILVDERKNMAERLKQEEQKSDDLSKMLKAEQGKVTEVTEKLIEESKKVLKFKSEMEIQVTTLTKERDEFKSKLTGEEEKCRELNNKLSGMMDRLEETEREMQRKWASRENNQNPEEDNKVKELTLEIERLKSRLKHLEVVEGDLMKTEDEYDLLEKKFRTEQDKANALSKLLEEMKSQIARNKAIEKGEVMSPEAELRIRCKMEEAKTKDLQADVQALKEKIHELMNKEDQLSQLQVAFSILQQRFVEEEEKNKSMSQEVENLTKELEATKRYSRALRPSMNGRRMVDVPVTSTAVQTDMMATEPAEDETAAGFIRKSVLEENHLMSNLRQYSLKKPTVLERYPPASAELGAKKSWIPWMKKKEAVTLTQTTPQKTNGVPLLHPPEATMSQKPGQPLHIRVTPDHENSTATLEITSPRAEDFFSSTTIIPTLGLQKPRITIVPKPTTVTSKTKAYDGMEGLNRAKSPVTITTISRAKSPDRSSGSSHQSPVSIITVSTTPVAEACASSEPHEISTGRTVIKVTPEKQPGPAPVRKYNGNIITTEDNKIHIHLGPQFKRPSEACSSPVLTLRPTGPSSESKETPTGTVLRSPRQTLLGKTTQSKMTSSITITPITSAASRPTQSSPSADVQSSRSAATRIPVSKGMKPSGKAVLGVSTVTRLESRAESQAMKIELRKPTACSAASAAPGKS
- the filip1b gene encoding filamin-A-interacting protein 1 isoform X3; its protein translation is MYLLAFVETIYHHDIYMVENHDRMKRLKRLLEQEKAYQARKEKEHSRRLEKVRAELVKLKSFALMLVDERQLHIEQIDQQTQKIQDLTQKLQEKEQRLASVSDAAKESGQKVLKLEDELEQRAAKFTQEHEEMTAKLANQESQSRQLRLKLTGLTHKIEELEESNKVLQKSEENLQELREKISKGECGNSSLMAELENLRKKVLEMEGKDEEITKTETQCRELRKKLQEEENHSKELKLEVEKLQKRMAELEKLEAVFNRSKTECSQLHTNLEKERRVVKDLAGELETVKTRMKELESSESKFEKAEMVLKDELMKLKSFTVILVDERKNMAERLKQEEQKSDDLSKMLKAEQGKVTEVTEKLIEESKKVLKFKSEMEIQVTTLTKERDEFKSKLTGEEEKCRELNNKLSGMMDRLEETEREMQRKWASRENNQNPEEDNKVKELTLEIERLKSRLKHLEVVEGDLMKTEDEYDLLEKKFRTEQDKANALSKLLEEMKSQIARNKAIEKGEVMSPEAELRIRCKMEEAKTKDLQADVQALKEKIHELMNKEDQLSQLQVAFSILQQRFVEEEEKNKSMSQEVENLTKELEATKRYSRALRPSMNGRRMVDVPVTSTAVQTDMMATEPAEDETAAGFIRKSVLEENHLMSNLRQYSLKKPTVLERYPPASAELGAKKSWIPWMKKKEAVTLTQTTPQKTNGVPLLHPPEATMSQKPGQPLHIRVTPDHENSTATLEITSPRAEDFFSSTTIIPTLGLQKPRITIVPKPTTVTSKTKAYDGMEGLNRAKSPVTITTISRAKSPDRSSGSSHQSPVSIITVSTTPVAEACASSEPHEISTGRTVIKVTPEKQPGPAPVRKYNGNIITTEDNKIHIHLGPQFKRPSEACSSPVLTLRPTGPSSESKETPTGTVLRSPRQTLLGKTTQSKMTSSITITPITSAASRPTQSSPSADVQSSRSAATRIPVSKGMKPSGKAVLGVSTVTRLESRAESQAMKIELRKPTACSAASAAPGKS